The following proteins come from a genomic window of Triticum aestivum cultivar Chinese Spring chromosome 6A, IWGSC CS RefSeq v2.1, whole genome shotgun sequence:
- the LOC123128215 gene encoding aspartyl protease family protein At5g10770 has translation MQGAAMAFVSQLLLLLSCIICHALIASAAGEQSYKILSTSSLKPQAVCSEPKVNPSSSTGATVPLNHRHGPCSPAPAKKEPAFEELLRRDQLRAGYVQRKFSTNHRGGGLQQSEELKVPTELGSSLDTLEYVITVGVGSPAVQQTMTMDTGSDVSWVHCNSNSTAGSTPFDPAKSSTYAAFSCGAPACTQLGAEANVCSNSQCQYMVRYGDGSNTTGTYGSDTLALGSDTVKEFQFGCSRVEEGFGDKTDGLMGLGGDAQSLISQTAATYGRAFSYCLPPSPGSKGFLTLGAQTGTTGFATTGMLRSEQAPTFYGVLLQGIKVGGDQISVAPSVFSAGSVMDSGTIITRLPPTAYTALKTAFKDGMKQYPTAPSRSILDTCFDFSGQDNVTIPTVALMFDGGAVVDLDANGIIFGSCLAFTGTDDDESTGIIGNVQQRTLEVLYDAGQSVFGFKSNAC, from the exons ATGCAAGGAGCAGCCATGGCGTTCGTCTCGCAGCTGCTGCTCCTCCTGTCGTGCATTATCTGCCATGCTCTCATCGCCAGTGCAGCGGGTGAGCAGAGCTATAAGATTCTCTCGACGAGCTCGCTCAAGCCTCAAGCCGTCTGCTCCGAGCCCAAGG TGAATCCGTCGTCGTCCACTGGAGCCACGGTGCCGTTGAACCACAGGCATGGCCCGTGCTCGCCGGCGCCCGCCAAGAAGGAGCCTGCCTTCGAGGAGCTGCTCCGCCGTGACCAGCTCCGAGCCGGCTACGTCCAGCGCAAGTTCTCCACGAACCACCGCGGCGGCGGGCTGCAGCAGTCGGAGGAGCTCAAGGTGCCGACCGAGCTGGGCTCTTCCCTGGACACGCTGGAGTACGTCATAACCGTCGGCGTCGGCTCGCCGGCGGTGCAGCAGACCATGACCATGGACACCGGGAGCGACGTGTCGTGGGTGCACTGCAACTCCAACTCCACGGCCGGGTCGACGCCCTTCGACCCCGCCAAGTCGAGCACGTACGCCGCGTTCTCGTGCGGCGCCCCGGCGTGCACACAGCTCGGCGCGGAGGCCAACGTCTGCTCCAACTCGCAGTGCCAGTACATGGTCCGCTACGGCGACGGCTCCAACACAACCGGCACGTACGGCTCCGACACGCTGGCGCTGGGCTCGGACACGGTCAAGGAATTCCAGTTCGGCTGCAGCCGCGTGGAGGAGGGGTTCGGCGACAAGACCGACGGGCTCATGGGGCTCGGCGGCGACGCGCAGTCGCTCATCTCGCAGACCGCGGCGACGTACGGCAGGGCCTTCTCCTACTGCCTCCCGCCTTCCCCCGGCTCCAAGGGGTTCCTGACGCTCGGCGCGCAGACCGGCACGACGGGCTTCGCGACGACGGGGATGCTCCGAAGCGAGCAGGCCCCGACGTTCTACGGCGTGCTCCTCCAGGGCATCAAGGTCGGCGGGGATCAGATCAGCGTGGCGccctccgtcttctccgccgggTCCGTGATGGACTCCGGGACCATCATCACGCGGCTGCCGCCCACGGCGTACACGGCGCTCAAGACGGCGTTCAAGGACGGCATGAAGCAGTACCCGACGGCGCCGTCCAGGAGCATCCTGGACACGTGCTTCGACTTCAGCGGCCAGGACAACGTCACCATACCCACCGTCGCTCTGATGTTCGACGGCGGCGCGGTCGTCGACCTCGATGCCAACGGGATCATATTCGGCAGCTGCCTCGCGTTCACGGGCACCGACGACGACGAGAGCACCGGCATCATCGGCAACGTGCAGCAGAGGACGCTCGAGGTGCTCTACGACGCAGGCCAGAGCGTCTTCGGGTTCAAGTCCAACGCGTGCTAG